A genomic window from Rhizobium sp. 007 includes:
- the phaZ gene encoding polyhydroxyalkanoate depolymerase, translating to MFYQLYELNHAAMAPFRAAADAMRLVYANPLNPFSQTPFGRTIAASLEMFERTTRRYGKPEFGLKETIVGDSKVAVREEIVWSRAFCNLLHFARNTPSGHRDPRILIVAPMSGHYATLLRGTVEALLPSADIYITDWVDARMVPMTEGTFDFDDYVDYVIEMLHFLGPDTHVIAVCQPSVPVLAAAAVMEEANDPLSPSSMTLMGGPIDTRINPTAVNKLAEERPLTWFAENVIMNVPWPQPGFMRPVYPGFLQLSGFMSMNLDRHVVAHKEFFMHLVKNDGEPEKHRDFYDEYLAVMDLTAEFYLQTVDQVFMKHSLPKGELIHRGKRVDPAAIRNVALLTVEGENDDISGVGQTKAAQTICVNIPDDMRMHYLQPDVGHYGVFNGSRFRREIAPRIVNFVREHSRSGKLSVKRVIRGGKSA from the coding sequence ATGTTTTATCAGCTCTATGAATTGAACCATGCAGCGATGGCGCCGTTCCGCGCTGCCGCTGATGCGATGCGGCTTGTTTATGCCAATCCGCTTAATCCTTTTTCGCAGACGCCGTTTGGCCGCACGATCGCTGCAAGTCTAGAGATGTTCGAGCGGACGACGCGCCGCTACGGCAAGCCGGAGTTCGGACTGAAGGAAACGATCGTCGGCGACAGCAAGGTCGCAGTGCGTGAAGAGATCGTCTGGTCGCGCGCTTTCTGCAATCTTCTGCATTTTGCGCGCAACACGCCTTCCGGCCACCGCGATCCCCGAATCTTAATCGTTGCACCAATGTCCGGTCACTATGCAACGCTGCTTCGCGGTACGGTCGAAGCGCTGCTTCCGAGCGCCGATATCTACATCACCGACTGGGTTGATGCCCGCATGGTGCCGATGACGGAGGGCACCTTCGATTTCGATGACTATGTCGATTATGTCATCGAGATGCTGCATTTTCTCGGCCCCGATACGCACGTCATTGCCGTATGTCAGCCCTCCGTGCCTGTGCTGGCCGCCGCCGCCGTCATGGAAGAGGCAAACGACCCGTTGTCACCATCGTCGATGACACTGATGGGCGGACCGATCGATACGCGCATCAATCCGACAGCGGTCAATAAACTCGCAGAAGAGAGACCGCTGACGTGGTTTGCCGAAAACGTCATCATGAATGTGCCATGGCCACAACCAGGCTTCATGCGCCCGGTCTATCCGGGTTTCCTGCAGCTCTCGGGTTTCATGTCGATGAACCTCGACCGGCACGTGGTCGCCCACAAGGAGTTCTTCATGCATCTCGTGAAGAACGACGGTGAGCCTGAAAAGCACCGCGATTTCTACGACGAGTATCTTGCCGTGATGGACCTGACCGCGGAATTCTACCTGCAGACGGTCGATCAGGTGTTCATGAAGCACTCCCTGCCGAAGGGCGAGTTGATTCATCGTGGCAAGCGCGTCGATCCGGCCGCAATCCGCAATGTCGCGCTCCTGACAGTGGAGGGCGAGAACGACGACATCTCCGGTGTGGGCCAGACGAAGGCGGCGCAGACGATCTGCGTCAACATCCCCGACGACATGCGCATGCACTACCTTCAGCCCGACGTCGGCCACTACGGCGTCTTCAACGGATCGCGCTTCCGCCGCGAGATCGCGCCGCGTATCGTCAACTTCGTCCGCGAGCACTCTCGTTCTGGAAAACTCAGCGTAAAGCGCGTCATCAGGGGCGGCAAATCCGCCTGA
- a CDS encoding SprT family zinc-dependent metalloprotease, whose amino-acid sequence MFPLLSNPRRTAARKPAPPETRTLDVAGRLMPLTIKQHDRATRITLRIEPGGRALKMTVPKGLAQREVNAFLDRHQGWLLTKLAKFSVDNTLHDGGEILVRGIKHRIEHTGSLRGLTEAVMVGDRHVLKVSGLPEHLGRRIATFLKKEARSDLVRLAHFHARSIKAPIKSISMKDTRSRWGSCSSEGNLSFSWRVVMAPASVIDYLAAHEVAHLREMNHGPHFWALCQKLCPHMEDAKSWLKRYGSQLHAIDFD is encoded by the coding sequence ATGTTTCCGCTCCTTTCCAATCCGCGACGAACTGCTGCACGAAAACCTGCTCCGCCCGAAACGCGGACGCTGGACGTCGCAGGCAGGCTGATGCCCCTCACTATCAAGCAGCATGATCGCGCAACGCGTATTACGCTTCGTATCGAGCCCGGCGGCAGGGCGCTTAAAATGACGGTTCCGAAGGGCCTTGCGCAGCGCGAGGTCAACGCCTTCCTCGACCGTCATCAGGGATGGCTGTTGACGAAACTGGCAAAGTTCTCCGTCGACAATACCCTTCACGATGGCGGCGAGATCCTGGTGCGCGGCATCAAGCACCGGATCGAACATACCGGCAGTCTGCGCGGCCTCACCGAGGCAGTCATGGTCGGCGACCGGCATGTGCTGAAGGTCAGTGGCCTACCGGAACATCTCGGCCGCCGGATCGCAACCTTTCTGAAGAAGGAGGCGCGCTCTGACCTCGTGCGGCTCGCGCACTTCCACGCGCGTTCGATCAAGGCACCGATCAAGTCGATTTCCATGAAAGACACGCGCAGCCGTTGGGGCTCATGCTCGTCGGAGGGAAATTTGAGCTTTTCCTGGCGCGTCGTCATGGCGCCGGCCTCGGTGATCGATTATCTAGCGGCCCACGAAGTGGCGCATCTCAGAGAAATGAATCACGGCCCGCATTTCTGGGCGCTTTGCCAAAAGCTCTGCCCGCATATGGAAGATGCGAAATCCTGGCTGAAACGCTACGGAAGCCAGCTTCACGCAATCGACTTTGATTGA
- the trpA gene encoding tryptophan synthase subunit alpha: protein MTARMDKRFADLKAEGRPALVTYFMGGDPDYETSLGIMKALPEAGSDVIELGMPFSDPMADGPAIQMAGQRALKGGQTLKKTLQLAADFRKSDNATPIVMMGYYNPIYIYGVETFLDDALASGIDGLIVVDLPPEMDDELCIPAIRKGINFIRLATPTTDDKRLPTVLKNTSGFVYYVSMNGITGSALPDPSLVAGAVKRIKQHTNLPVCVGFGVKTADHAKVIGSSADGVVVGTAIVNQVATSLSSEGKATADTVQAVATLVRGLSSGTRSARLVAAE from the coding sequence ATGACCGCACGTATGGATAAACGCTTTGCCGATCTGAAGGCTGAAGGCCGCCCGGCGCTCGTGACCTATTTCATGGGCGGCGACCCGGACTACGAGACCTCGCTCGGCATCATGAAGGCGTTACCGGAAGCCGGTTCTGACGTCATCGAACTCGGCATGCCGTTCTCCGATCCGATGGCCGATGGCCCGGCAATCCAGATGGCTGGCCAGCGCGCGCTAAAGGGCGGACAGACGCTTAAGAAGACGCTGCAGCTGGCAGCCGATTTCCGTAAGAGTGACAACGCGACGCCGATCGTGATGATGGGCTATTACAATCCCATCTACATCTACGGCGTCGAGACGTTCCTGGACGATGCGCTCGCATCAGGCATCGATGGCTTGATCGTCGTCGATCTTCCGCCGGAAATGGATGACGAGCTTTGCATTCCAGCGATCAGGAAGGGCATCAATTTCATCCGTCTGGCAACGCCGACGACCGATGACAAGCGCCTTCCGACGGTACTGAAGAACACGTCTGGCTTTGTCTACTACGTTTCGATGAACGGCATCACCGGTTCGGCTCTGCCTGATCCATCGCTGGTCGCCGGGGCCGTGAAGCGCATCAAGCAGCATACCAATCTGCCCGTTTGCGTCGGTTTCGGCGTCAAGACTGCCGATCACGCCAAGGTCATCGGCAGCTCCGCCGATGGCGTCGTGGTTGGTACGGCCATCGTCAATCAGGTGGCGACAAGCCTGAGCAGCGAAGGAAAGGCCACAGCAGATACAGTCCAGGCCGTGGCCACCCTCGTTCGCGGTCTTTCATCCGGAACGCGTTCGGCGCGCCTTGTTGCTGCCGAATAG
- a CDS encoding folylpolyglutamate synthase/dihydrofolate synthase family protein, with translation MIPRGQTAVSEAAQEIDKLMGLHPKGFDLSLDRITRLLEVLGNPQNRLPRVIHVAGTNGKGSVTAFCRALLEAGGYGVHVHTSPHLVNWHERYRIGLKGGRGQFVDDAVFAEALRRVAEANAGQKITVFEILTAVTFLLFSEHPADAAIIEVGLGGRFDATNVISDPAVSVIMPISLDHQPYLGDRVELIAAEKAGIMKPGYAVVIGHQEYDAVLDVLMSTAERLHCPTAVFGQDYMAHEEYGRLVYQDEFGLADLPLPRLPGRHQYANAAAAIRAVKAAGFVVTEAMMEKAMNSVEWPGRLQRLTEGRLIAHAPAGAEIWVDGGHNPGAGEVIAEAMANFEEKHPRPLYLITGMINTKDPVGYFRAFVGLAEKVFCVPIRGSEAMIDPVILSNSAYDAGLVAEPRATVGEALEAIQEILDPQAPAPRILIGGSLYLVGDVLADNETPPK, from the coding sequence ATGATACCCAGAGGCCAGACCGCAGTGAGTGAAGCAGCGCAGGAGATCGACAAACTCATGGGATTGCATCCCAAGGGTTTCGATCTTTCGCTCGATCGCATCACCCGCCTTCTCGAAGTTCTCGGCAATCCGCAGAACCGGCTGCCGCGGGTCATTCATGTTGCCGGAACAAATGGCAAGGGTTCGGTTACAGCCTTTTGCCGCGCATTGCTGGAAGCCGGTGGCTACGGCGTCCATGTCCATACCTCGCCACATCTGGTCAACTGGCATGAGCGCTATCGGATCGGTCTTAAGGGCGGCCGGGGTCAGTTTGTCGACGATGCGGTTTTTGCAGAAGCGCTTCGACGCGTTGCTGAAGCGAATGCCGGCCAGAAAATCACGGTCTTTGAAATCCTGACGGCGGTGACTTTCCTTCTCTTTTCCGAGCACCCGGCCGATGCGGCAATCATTGAGGTCGGTCTCGGCGGACGGTTTGATGCGACAAACGTCATCTCCGATCCGGCCGTTTCGGTCATCATGCCGATCTCGCTCGATCATCAGCCCTATCTCGGCGACCGCGTCGAACTGATCGCGGCTGAAAAAGCCGGCATCATGAAGCCCGGCTATGCCGTGGTGATCGGCCATCAGGAATATGACGCAGTCCTGGATGTCCTGATGTCGACTGCCGAGCGCTTGCATTGCCCGACCGCTGTCTTCGGCCAGGATTACATGGCGCATGAGGAGTATGGCCGCCTCGTCTATCAGGACGAATTCGGTCTCGCCGATCTGCCGTTGCCGCGCCTTCCCGGCCGCCATCAATATGCCAACGCTGCGGCAGCGATCCGCGCCGTCAAGGCAGCAGGTTTCGTTGTCACCGAAGCGATGATGGAAAAGGCTATGAATTCCGTCGAATGGCCCGGTCGCCTTCAGCGGCTGACCGAGGGCCGCCTTATCGCACACGCCCCGGCCGGTGCCGAAATCTGGGTCGATGGGGGCCATAATCCCGGTGCTGGCGAAGTTATCGCCGAGGCCATGGCGAATTTCGAGGAAAAGCATCCGCGGCCACTCTACCTCATAACCGGCATGATCAATACCAAGGACCCGGTCGGCTATTTCAGGGCCTTTGTCGGGCTTGCGGAAAAGGTCTTCTGCGTACCGATCCGTGGCAGCGAGGCGATGATCGATCCGGTGATCCTGTCAAATTCTGCCTATGATGCAGGCCTAGTCGCAGAGCCGAGGGCCACAGTCGGTGAAGCGTTGGAGGCGATCCAGGAGATCCTTGATCCGCAAGCTCCGGCGCCCAGGATCCTGATCGGCGGGTCACTCTATCTCGTCGGCGATGTTCTTGCTGACAACGAAACACCCCCGAAATGA
- a CDS encoding phosphoribosylanthranilate isomerase, with translation MKPDIKICGLKSAEAIERAVNRGANHIGFIFFEKSPRYIEPDVAGKLADAVRGNAKIVAVTVDPTNDELDEIVSLLKPDMLQLHGNESPERVLTIKAVYGLAIMKVFSVRSADDLKRVEAYIGIADRFLFDAKPPKGSELPGGNGVSFDWSLLGQLDDSVDYMLSGGLNKDNIAEALTITKAPGIDVSSGVESAPGVKSVAMIDDFFDAVEKACEPETVSGS, from the coding sequence ATGAAACCCGATATCAAAATCTGCGGCCTGAAGAGCGCTGAAGCGATCGAGCGCGCGGTCAATCGCGGCGCGAACCATATCGGTTTTATCTTCTTCGAGAAAAGTCCTCGTTATATCGAGCCGGACGTTGCCGGAAAGCTTGCGGACGCTGTCCGCGGCAATGCCAAGATCGTCGCCGTCACGGTCGATCCGACTAATGACGAACTCGATGAAATCGTTTCGCTTTTGAAGCCGGACATGCTCCAGCTTCACGGCAACGAGAGCCCGGAACGCGTCTTGACGATAAAGGCTGTCTACGGTCTCGCGATCATGAAGGTCTTCTCTGTTCGCAGCGCCGATGATCTGAAGCGGGTTGAGGCTTATATTGGGATAGCCGACCGGTTTCTCTTCGACGCCAAGCCGCCGAAGGGGTCGGAATTGCCGGGCGGCAACGGGGTTTCCTTCGATTGGAGCCTGCTCGGCCAGCTTGACGATAGCGTGGATTACATGCTTTCCGGTGGGCTGAACAAGGACAACATCGCCGAAGCGCTGACGATCACCAAGGCGCCGGGCATCGACGTATCCTCCGGCGTCGAAAGTGCACCCGGCGTGAAGAGCGTCGCCATGATCGATGATTTTTTCGATGCGGTCGAGAAGGCTTGCGAGCCTGAAACGGTCTCAGGGAGTTGA
- a CDS encoding MFS transporter, whose protein sequence is MTDMALPSSVNRKAWLGLMAVLPLVLLVAMDGSILYLTMPHVTSALTPTADQALWILDIYGFVVGSLLIVFGNIGDRYGRLKLIMVGAVVFGAGSLGAAYSQSPLMLIAARALMGLGGATLLPSGLAIVSALFPDPRLRARAIGIFAATFAAGFAIGPLIGGMLLRQFEWGVVFLINVPVVLAFLIVAPILLREVRSTTYGRIDLPSLLLSFVGILLFTWSLKIAAAEGFTAAQSGGGIIGILALALFLRRQTRIDYPLLDLSLFRDRIFSIAILTGLLSLVVWSVAGYLSGIYLQSVLGFDVFTTALLTLPGAIVLTATCMGTARIVEWIGRKTALVATHLLIGAGVFLLLLTSTDVGGAAFIASTLIAGIGYGLSFSLVAEVAVSAVSPERAGAAGSIAETSNELGNALGITLLGSLAALSFRLLGPGVAGTLNETLDRPGLPPETVAQAKEAFLIGLHVAVGVGGLLMLVVGIIAWLWLPRTLPE, encoded by the coding sequence ATGACCGATATGGCACTTCCAAGCTCGGTGAACCGAAAGGCATGGCTCGGCCTCATGGCCGTGCTGCCGCTGGTCCTGCTCGTCGCAATGGACGGCTCGATTCTCTACCTCACCATGCCGCACGTCACGTCCGCCCTGACGCCGACAGCCGACCAGGCGCTCTGGATTCTCGACATCTACGGCTTCGTGGTCGGCTCGTTGCTCATCGTCTTCGGCAATATCGGTGACCGCTATGGGCGGCTCAAGCTGATTATGGTGGGCGCGGTGGTATTCGGTGCGGGATCGCTCGGCGCGGCCTATTCGCAATCTCCATTGATGCTGATAGCCGCACGGGCGCTCATGGGGCTGGGCGGTGCGACATTGCTGCCGTCCGGGCTGGCAATCGTCAGCGCCCTGTTTCCCGATCCGCGGCTGCGCGCGCGGGCCATCGGCATCTTCGCCGCGACATTCGCAGCCGGCTTCGCCATTGGCCCCCTGATCGGCGGCATGTTGCTCAGGCAGTTCGAGTGGGGCGTCGTGTTCCTCATCAATGTCCCCGTCGTGCTCGCCTTCCTGATCGTAGCGCCGATCCTGCTTCGCGAGGTCCGCTCGACGACCTATGGTCGGATCGACCTGCCGAGTCTCCTGCTGTCGTTCGTCGGCATCCTGCTGTTCACCTGGTCTCTCAAGATCGCCGCAGCGGAGGGCTTTACGGCGGCGCAGTCCGGCGGCGGGATCATCGGCATTCTTGCCCTCGCGCTGTTCCTGCGCCGACAGACCCGCATCGACTATCCGCTGCTCGATCTCAGCCTATTTCGAGATCGCATTTTCTCCATCGCAATCCTGACCGGGCTTTTATCCCTCGTCGTCTGGTCTGTCGCCGGCTACCTGTCCGGGATCTATCTGCAATCGGTGCTTGGCTTCGATGTTTTTACCACGGCGCTGCTGACCCTGCCGGGGGCCATCGTGCTGACCGCGACGTGCATGGGCACCGCGCGCATCGTGGAGTGGATCGGCCGCAAGACTGCTCTTGTGGCGACGCATCTACTGATAGGTGCGGGCGTCTTTTTGCTGCTGCTTACGAGCACCGACGTTGGTGGCGCGGCCTTCATCGCATCAACGCTCATCGCCGGCATCGGCTACGGACTGTCGTTCAGCCTCGTGGCCGAGGTCGCTGTCTCGGCGGTTTCGCCCGAACGAGCCGGCGCGGCCGGATCCATCGCGGAAACCAGCAACGAGCTGGGAAATGCGCTCGGCATCACTCTGCTCGGATCGCTGGCCGCCCTGAGCTTCCGCCTGCTTGGTCCCGGCGTAGCGGGCACGCTCAACGAGACCCTGGATCGGCCGGGCCTTCCCCCTGAGACCGTCGCACAGGCCAAAGAAGCCTTCCTTATCGGGTTGCATGTCGCAGTCGGAGTCGGAGGGTTGCTCATGCTTGTCGTCGGAATCATTGCGTGGCTCTGGCTGCCAAGAACGCTGCCGGAATAG
- the trpB gene encoding tryptophan synthase subunit beta produces MNQTLKPNSFRSGPDEDGRFGIYGGRFVAETLMPLILDLQEEWNKAKDDLEFQAQLKHLGSHYIGRPSPLYFAERLTAELGGAKIYFKREELNHTGSHKINNCIGQILLAKRMGKTRIIAETGAGQHGVASATVAARFGLPCVVYMGATDVERQAPNVFRMKLLGAEVKPVTAGHGTLKDAMNEALRDWVTNVDDTYYLIGTAAGPHPYPEMVRDFQAVIGTEAKAQMLEAEGRLPDLVIAAVGGGSNAIGIFHPFLDDEGVKIVGVEAGGKGLQGDEHCASITAGSPGVLHGNRTYLLQDGDGQIKEGHSISAGLDYPGIGPEHSYLNDIGRVEYVPIMDHEALDAFQTLTRLEGIIPALEPSHALAEVIKRAPKMGKDEIILMNLSGRGDKDIFTVGKILGMGV; encoded by the coding sequence GTGAACCAGACGCTAAAACCGAATTCCTTCCGTTCCGGTCCCGATGAGGATGGCCGTTTCGGCATCTATGGCGGCCGTTTCGTCGCCGAAACGCTGATGCCGCTGATCCTCGATCTGCAGGAGGAATGGAACAAGGCGAAGGACGATCTCGAATTCCAGGCGCAATTGAAACATCTTGGCAGCCACTACATCGGCCGCCCGAGTCCGCTTTATTTCGCTGAGCGCCTGACTGCCGAGCTTGGCGGCGCGAAGATCTATTTCAAGCGCGAAGAGCTGAACCACACGGGTTCGCACAAGATCAACAACTGCATCGGCCAGATCCTGCTTGCCAAGCGCATGGGCAAAACGCGCATCATCGCTGAAACCGGTGCGGGCCAGCATGGGGTTGCCTCTGCAACGGTCGCCGCCCGCTTTGGCCTTCCCTGCGTCGTCTATATGGGCGCGACGGATGTCGAGCGCCAGGCGCCGAACGTTTTCCGCATGAAGCTGCTTGGCGCCGAGGTGAAGCCGGTGACGGCAGGTCACGGCACGCTGAAGGATGCGATGAACGAAGCCCTGCGCGACTGGGTCACCAATGTCGATGACACCTATTATCTGATCGGCACCGCAGCCGGCCCGCATCCCTATCCGGAAATGGTTCGCGATTTCCAGGCGGTCATCGGCACGGAAGCCAAGGCGCAGATGCTGGAAGCCGAAGGACGACTGCCGGATCTTGTCATCGCTGCGGTTGGCGGCGGTTCGAATGCAATCGGCATCTTCCATCCGTTCCTGGATGACGAAGGCGTAAAGATCGTCGGCGTCGAAGCCGGCGGCAAGGGTCTGCAAGGCGATGAGCATTGCGCTTCGATCACGGCCGGCTCGCCGGGCGTCCTTCACGGCAATCGCACGTATCTGCTCCAGGACGGCGATGGTCAGATCAAGGAGGGCCACTCGATTTCGGCCGGCCTCGATTATCCCGGCATCGGCCCCGAGCATTCCTATCTGAACGATATTGGCCGCGTCGAATACGTGCCGATCATGGATCACGAGGCGCTCGATGCCTTCCAGACGCTGACCCGCCTCGAAGGCATTATTCCGGCGCTTGAGCCGTCGCATGCGCTGGCCGAAGTCATCAAGCGCGCGCCGAAAATGGGCAAGGACGAGATCATCCTGATGAACCTCTCCGGCCGCGGCGACAAGGACATCTTCACCGTCGGCAAGATTCTGGGAATGGGTGTGTAA
- a CDS encoding TetR/AcrR family transcriptional regulator — protein MSSTPDDTQIAPKRVRLSREQRLRQLLDVAWRLAREEGADALTLPRMADEAGVTKPVIYNHFGTRNGLLTALYQDFDARQTEVIDAALEACAPILERTARVIASSYVECVLAQGREIPGVLAGLAGSPELEAVRRDYQLAFIEKCRKALASFTGPKGIMQSSFWAVLGAADSLSHAAATGEITIEQAQGELYEIIVAMVSRSFHT, from the coding sequence ATGTCAAGCACACCCGATGACACGCAGATTGCCCCGAAGCGAGTCCGTTTGAGCCGTGAACAGCGGCTACGCCAGCTTCTCGACGTGGCGTGGCGGCTCGCGCGCGAAGAAGGCGCCGATGCGCTGACGCTGCCGCGCATGGCGGACGAGGCCGGTGTTACAAAGCCGGTAATCTACAACCATTTCGGTACCCGCAACGGCCTGTTGACGGCTCTCTATCAGGACTTCGACGCGCGCCAAACGGAGGTGATCGACGCCGCGCTTGAAGCCTGCGCCCCGATCTTGGAAAGAACCGCAAGGGTGATCGCTTCGTCCTACGTCGAATGCGTGCTGGCCCAGGGCCGTGAGATTCCAGGCGTGTTGGCCGGGCTTGCCGGCTCCCCCGAACTGGAGGCCGTCAGACGCGACTATCAACTGGCGTTCATCGAGAAATGCCGAAAGGCGTTGGCTTCGTTCACGGGCCCAAAGGGCATCATGCAGTCCAGCTTCTGGGCGGTGCTCGGGGCGGCCGATTCGTTATCTCATGCCGCTGCGACGGGAGAGATCACCATCGAACAGGCTCAAGGCGAACTCTATGAGATCATCGTTGCAATGGTGAGCAGGAGCTTTCACACTTAA
- a CDS encoding DUF2852 domain-containing protein: MNQSALLRPDWTPATVALMVLGFVVFWPLGLAMLAYIIFGERLRGFKRDANNATDGFFAGCRRSHGRYRPHFSTGNVAFDDWRKAELDRLEEERRKLDEMREEFDTYMRELRRAKDQEEFDRFMRDRKNAKRDDNGPVAEFQTP, from the coding sequence ATGAACCAGTCAGCATTGCTTCGCCCGGATTGGACTCCGGCTACCGTTGCGTTGATGGTGCTCGGCTTCGTGGTCTTCTGGCCTCTGGGCCTGGCCATGCTTGCCTATATCATCTTCGGCGAGCGCCTTCGCGGTTTCAAGCGCGACGCGAATAACGCGACTGACGGCTTTTTTGCCGGCTGCCGCCGTTCGCATGGCCGCTACCGCCCGCATTTTTCGACCGGCAACGTCGCCTTTGACGATTGGCGGAAGGCCGAGCTTGACCGCCTCGAGGAAGAGCGCCGTAAGCTCGATGAAATGCGCGAGGAATTCGACACCTATATGCGCGAGCTTCGTCGCGCCAAGGATCAGGAAGAATTCGACCGTTTCATGCGCGACCGAAAGAATGCAAAGCGCGATGACAATGGCCCGGTTGCCGAATTTCAGACGCCTTAA
- the trxA gene encoding thioredoxin → MATVKVDINNFQSEVLESAEPVVVDFWAEWCGPCKMIAPSLEEIATELAGKVKVAKLNIDENPELAAQFGVRSIPTLAIFKAGEVADIKVGAAPKTALSSWISNAA, encoded by the coding sequence ATGGCTACCGTGAAAGTCGATATCAACAACTTCCAGTCGGAAGTTCTGGAATCTGCAGAACCCGTCGTCGTTGATTTTTGGGCCGAGTGGTGCGGTCCGTGCAAGATGATCGCTCCGAGCCTTGAGGAAATTGCAACCGAACTCGCAGGCAAGGTTAAGGTCGCGAAGCTTAATATCGATGAAAACCCGGAACTGGCAGCCCAGTTTGGCGTCCGCTCGATTCCCACGCTTGCCATTTTCAAGGCTGGTGAAGTTGCCGATATCAAGGTTGGCGCTGCTCCGAAGACTGCTCTTTCGAGCTGGATTTCGAACGCCGCTTAA
- the accD gene encoding acetyl-CoA carboxylase, carboxyltransferase subunit beta, giving the protein MNWITNYVRPRINSMLGRREVPENLWIKCPETGEMVFHKDLEDNKWVIPASGYHMKMPAKARLADLFDNGEYESLPQPKVAQDPLKFRDSKKYTDRLKDSRLKTEQEDTILAGVGKVRGLKLVAVVHEFNFMGGSLGIAAGEAIVRAFERAISEKCPLVMFPASGGARMQEGILSLMQLPRTTVAVDMLKEAGQPYIVVLTNPTTGGVTASYAMLGDLHLAEPGAEICFAGKRVIEQTIREKLPEGFQTSEYLLEHGMVDMVVKRHDIPETLARVLSILTRKPANSVTVNGGTIAIAASA; this is encoded by the coding sequence TTGAACTGGATCACCAACTACGTTCGCCCGCGCATCAATTCCATGCTGGGCCGTCGCGAAGTGCCGGAGAACCTCTGGATCAAGTGCCCGGAAACGGGCGAGATGGTCTTCCACAAGGATTTGGAAGACAACAAGTGGGTTATTCCGGCTTCGGGCTATCACATGAAGATGCCGGCAAAGGCACGCCTTGCCGACCTTTTCGACAACGGTGAATACGAGTCGCTGCCGCAGCCGAAGGTCGCGCAGGATCCGCTGAAATTCCGTGATTCCAAGAAATACACGGATCGCCTGAAGGACAGCCGCCTCAAGACAGAACAGGAAGACACGATCCTCGCTGGCGTTGGCAAGGTTCGCGGCCTGAAGCTCGTCGCCGTCGTGCACGAGTTCAACTTCATGGGAGGCTCGCTCGGCATTGCTGCCGGTGAGGCGATCGTCAGAGCCTTCGAGCGTGCGATTTCCGAAAAGTGCCCGCTCGTCATGTTCCCGGCTTCCGGCGGCGCGCGCATGCAGGAAGGCATCCTTTCGCTGATGCAACTGCCGCGCACCACCGTTGCCGTTGATATGCTGAAGGAAGCTGGCCAGCCCTATATCGTCGTTCTCACTAACCCGACCACGGGCGGCGTAACGGCCTCCTACGCTATGCTGGGCGATCTTCATCTGGCAGAGCCGGGCGCTGAAATCTGCTTCGCCGGCAAGCGCGTCATCGAACAGACGATCCGCGAGAAGCTGCCGGAAGGTTTCCAGACCTCGGAATACCTGCTCGAGCACGGCATGGTCGACATGGTCGTCAAACGGCACGATATTCCGGAAACGCTTGCGCGTGTCCTGAGCATCCTGACCCGGAAGCCCGCCAACTCGGTTACGGTGAATGGCGGCACGATCGCAATCGCAGCGAGCGCGTGA